The following proteins come from a genomic window of Galactobacillus timonensis:
- a CDS encoding IS1634 family transposase has product MAYFLKKTLNKKGTYLQIYSSFYDPVRGHTAHRSYKAIGYVDELKKNGIDDPIAYYSKEVDDLNRERKKQRDLEKTAQISDTIPTRYLGYFPVKSVNSELNVADDIRLLQAPYNLHFDAANLLFSLVYARIVSPCSKHKTYFNVLPCMYDTADCSLDQLYNGVDFFGKEYQKIIEIYTAAVRQKYSYDVSHVYFDCTNFYFEIDRENDLCLKGPSKENKTDPIVGMGLLLDANRIPVGMEIFPGNESEKPVIRSVVNELKTRHNIAGRTIRIADKGLNCSANIIDEIANNDGYIFSKSVKQLPETEKTWVLLEKGWDEVRDKRGNLLYKSKSCIDEFSYTITDAKGRKRIVKLTEKRVATYNPGLAEKQTHEINRLVEKAKYMRASEAKKSEYGESSKYVIFKSTDSEGNLTSGKIQTELNTAAIEKDKKLAGYNLLVTSEVKMKDQEIYEAYHNLWRIEESFRIMKSELDARPVFLQKADRIKGHFLICYLAILLMRILQFKILDNAYSSQDIMNFMKSFQVIKISEHTYFNNTRSSDFICALRDITSLPLTNCYLKKSDVTAILNYKFPSPIKKN; this is encoded by the coding sequence ATGGCTTACTTTCTTAAGAAAACCTTGAACAAGAAAGGTACCTATCTCCAGATCTATTCCAGTTTTTATGATCCTGTGCGGGGGCATACTGCTCACAGATCTTACAAGGCAATCGGATATGTCGATGAGCTTAAAAAGAATGGTATTGATGATCCGATCGCCTATTATTCGAAGGAAGTTGATGATTTAAACAGGGAGCGGAAAAAACAGCGTGATCTTGAAAAGACGGCCCAGATATCTGACACTATTCCCACACGCTATCTTGGGTACTTCCCAGTCAAAAGCGTCAACAGTGAGCTGAATGTCGCTGATGATATCCGGCTTCTTCAGGCTCCATACAATCTCCATTTTGACGCCGCAAATCTGTTGTTTTCTCTTGTGTATGCGCGCATAGTTTCGCCCTGTTCAAAACATAAAACTTACTTTAACGTATTACCATGCATGTACGATACTGCCGACTGCTCTCTGGACCAGCTTTACAACGGCGTTGATTTCTTTGGGAAGGAGTATCAGAAGATCATCGAGATTTATACTGCCGCTGTCCGTCAAAAGTATTCCTATGATGTTTCTCACGTCTATTTTGACTGTACAAATTTCTACTTTGAGATTGACCGTGAAAATGATCTGTGCCTGAAAGGGCCAAGCAAAGAAAACAAAACAGATCCGATTGTTGGAATGGGCCTTCTGCTGGATGCGAACAGGATTCCTGTCGGGATGGAGATTTTTCCCGGCAATGAAAGTGAGAAACCGGTTATCCGTTCTGTGGTTAACGAGCTGAAGACAAGACACAATATTGCCGGGCGTACAATCCGCATCGCTGACAAAGGGCTTAACTGCTCTGCCAACATTATTGATGAGATTGCGAATAATGACGGATATATCTTTTCAAAAAGCGTCAAACAGCTGCCGGAAACAGAAAAGACCTGGGTGCTTCTCGAGAAAGGCTGGGATGAAGTTCGGGACAAGAGGGGAAATCTTCTTTACAAATCCAAATCCTGTATCGATGAATTTTCTTACACAATCACGGATGCCAAGGGAAGAAAGAGGATCGTCAAACTGACAGAGAAGCGCGTTGCGACTTACAATCCAGGCCTTGCCGAGAAACAAACGCACGAGATCAACCGGCTGGTTGAAAAAGCCAAATACATGCGTGCAAGCGAAGCCAAAAAAAGTGAATATGGGGAAAGCTCCAAATATGTCATTTTTAAATCCACAGACAGCGAAGGAAATCTGACAAGTGGCAAGATACAAACAGAACTGAATACAGCCGCAATCGAGAAGGACAAAAAGCTGGCTGGGTACAATCTCCTGGTAACCTCAGAAGTGAAAATGAAGGATCAGGAGATTTACGAGGCGTATCACAATCTCTGGAGAATCGAAGAATCATTTCGGATCATGAAGTCAGAGTTGGATGCCAGACCTGTATTCCTCCAAAAAGCAGACAGGATCAAGGGACACTTTCTCATCTGTTATCTCGCCATCCTTCTGATGCGTATACTGCAGTTTAAGATTCTGGACAATGCGTACAGTTCACAGGACATCATGAATTTCATGAAATCATTTCAGGTTATTAAAATATCCGAGCATACGTATTTCAACAACACAAGATCCAGCGACTTCATCTGTGCACTCAGAGACATTACGTCACTGCCGCTGACAAACTGTTATCTAAAAAAGAGTGATGTTACAGCGATCCTGAACTACAAATTTCCTTCACCAATTAAGAAGAACTAA